In Halomarina salina, one DNA window encodes the following:
- a CDS encoding ABC transporter ATP-binding protein — protein sequence MNGPLLSVVDLHTQFHTDEGTVHAVDGIDFDVNAGETVCIVGESGSGKTVTSESITKLLPIPPGDIPEGRIEFRDLETVRELADAFPRHVFDVVEGEDREQGHGEQQVGDDQFVVVEERSGEDITRGYVDLTRAPEQALRHIRGGDVAHVFQNPQSALDPVYTVGWQIVEAIQLHSDTDDATARERAIDLLDRVGIPDAATRVDNYPHEFSGGMKQRVIVAIALASNPALLVADEPTTALDVTIQAQILGLLQEIQDDLDMAVLFVTHDLGVVAEIADRVVVMYAGEVMETGDVFDLFENPAHPYTRALLECLPGRGDETVSIDGSLPSPTAPPDGCRFAPRCPHAVEECTTGDQPPLHPVEDRDQTVSCVYYGDDYDERVVQTAFSSAQDSSARTDGGPVADDDSVRSEAVSDE from the coding sequence ATGAACGGGCCGCTGCTCTCCGTCGTCGACCTCCACACGCAGTTCCACACCGACGAGGGGACCGTCCACGCGGTCGACGGCATCGACTTCGACGTGAACGCGGGCGAGACGGTCTGTATCGTCGGCGAGTCCGGCTCCGGCAAGACCGTCACGAGCGAGTCCATCACGAAGCTCCTCCCGATACCCCCCGGCGACATCCCCGAGGGACGTATCGAGTTCCGCGACCTGGAGACGGTGCGGGAACTCGCCGACGCCTTCCCCAGACACGTGTTCGACGTCGTGGAGGGCGAGGACCGCGAGCAGGGCCACGGTGAGCAGCAGGTCGGCGACGACCAGTTCGTCGTCGTCGAGGAACGCTCCGGTGAGGACATCACCCGTGGGTACGTCGACCTCACCCGTGCGCCCGAGCAGGCGCTCCGACACATCCGTGGCGGCGACGTCGCCCACGTCTTCCAGAACCCACAGAGTGCCCTCGACCCCGTCTACACGGTCGGCTGGCAGATCGTCGAGGCCATCCAGTTGCACAGCGACACCGACGACGCGACCGCCCGGGAGCGAGCCATCGACCTGCTGGACCGGGTCGGCATCCCCGATGCCGCGACCCGCGTCGACAACTACCCCCACGAGTTCTCCGGCGGGATGAAACAGCGCGTCATCGTCGCGATTGCGCTGGCGTCGAACCCGGCGCTGCTCGTGGCCGACGAACCGACGACGGCGCTCGACGTCACCATCCAGGCGCAGATTCTGGGCCTGCTCCAGGAGATACAGGACGACCTCGACATGGCCGTCCTGTTCGTCACGCACGACCTGGGCGTCGTCGCGGAAATCGCCGACCGCGTCGTCGTCATGTACGCCGGCGAGGTGATGGAGACCGGTGACGTGTTCGACCTGTTCGAGAACCCAGCGCACCCCTACACGCGGGCGTTGCTGGAGTGTCTCCCCGGCCGGGGAGACGAGACGGTGTCCATCGATGGCTCGCTCCCGAGTCCGACGGCCCCCCCGGACGGCTGCCGGTTCGCGCCGCGCTGTCCCCACGCCGTCGAGGAGTGTACGACTGGAGACCAGCCGCCGTTACATCCCGTCGAGGACCGCGACCAGACTGTCTCGTGTGTCTACTACGGCGACGACTACGACGAGCGCGTCGTCCAGACGGCGTTCTCGTCCGCCCAGGACTCCTCGGCTCGGACGGACGGCGGACCGGTCGCGGACGACGACTCCGTCCGGTCCGAGGCGGTGAGCGATGAATGA
- a CDS encoding ABC transporter permease: MGLGWYITRRLAWTFVVTFIIISVTFVLLSAAPNPEVQRAATQAALQGDSPTEAADRIRQLRGLDRPLTERYVEYVTGVYTLDWGWSTMNNEPVTESVLNALYYTAQYSIPWTLLTITLGPIAGLYSAASQYSWKDHVATGISFFGYAIPNFFFGIILLLIFGVQLGWVPVLYSTDAALFSFENVRQLVLPVFVLVTGSIGGIMRVSRNESSEYMTADFVKTAKAKGVSRYRIYARHVLRPTMVPLSTTMVAQLLALFVGSSLLVEIVFGIPGIGRLSYDAIIAQDTSVVLGFTLFFTFVGTISNLIQDLVYTVLDPRISFDDR; encoded by the coding sequence ATGGGATTGGGATGGTATATCACACGCCGGCTCGCCTGGACCTTCGTGGTGACGTTCATCATCATCAGCGTCACGTTCGTTCTGCTCTCTGCAGCGCCGAACCCGGAAGTACAACGGGCTGCGACTCAGGCGGCGCTCCAGGGTGACAGCCCGACCGAGGCGGCAGACCGTATCAGACAGCTTCGCGGACTCGACCGACCACTCACCGAGCGCTACGTCGAGTACGTCACCGGCGTGTACACGCTGGACTGGGGTTGGTCGACGATGAACAACGAACCGGTCACGGAGTCGGTACTCAACGCGCTCTACTACACCGCACAGTACTCGATACCGTGGACGCTGCTGACGATCACGTTAGGACCCATCGCGGGGCTGTACTCGGCCGCCAGTCAGTACAGCTGGAAGGACCACGTCGCGACGGGCATCAGCTTCTTCGGCTACGCGATTCCGAACTTCTTCTTCGGGATCATCCTCCTGTTGATATTCGGGGTCCAACTGGGGTGGGTGCCGGTGTTGTACAGCACCGACGCGGCCCTGTTCAGCTTCGAGAACGTCCGACAGCTCGTTCTGCCGGTGTTCGTCCTCGTGACGGGCTCCATCGGCGGCATCATGCGCGTCTCGCGCAACGAGTCCTCGGAGTACATGACCGCCGACTTCGTGAAGACGGCCAAGGCGAAGGGCGTCTCGCGCTACCGCATCTACGCGCGACACGTCCTGCGGCCGACGATGGTGCCGCTGTCGACCACGATGGTCGCACAGCTCCTCGCGCTGTTCGTCGGGTCGTCGCTGCTCGTCGAGATCGTCTTCGGGATTCCCGGTATCGGCCGGTTGAGCTACGACGCCATCATCGCGCAGGACACCAGCGTCGTGCTCGGGTTCACGCTGTTCTTCACCTTCGTCGGGACGATCAGCAACCTGATCCAGGACCTGGTCTACACCGTCCTCGACCCGCGGATTAGCTTCGACGATCGATAA
- a CDS encoding ABC transporter ATP-binding protein encodes MNDTPLLRVTGLEKHYPITRGLLKREVGRVRAVDGVDFEVAAGETLGLVGESGCGKSTVATSLLRLEEPTAGEVRFDGEDVTTYDKQRLKRFRRRAQMIFQDPTSSFDPRMSIGESVAEPLLVHGITDRSRRREIVMDLLERVGLSAEDVDRYPHEFSGGQKQRVALARALVVNPQLLVADEPVSALDVSIQSDILNLMNDIQEEFDLAMLFISHDLGVVREVCDRVAVMYLGEIVEVAPTEALFSNPQHPYTTSLLGSIPRPDPTQRGESVTLVGDVPSPSNPPAGCRFHTRCPEVIPPADYAFEQGAWRSVQDLRQRMREGPLDLETVRTAHGESVGDAEGESVAGDEQLKQGLRAEFDIPRQLSDPEGDAVLERALTAEVEGDHEEARDLLDEAFRTPCEQTYPELRETEAGWEAACLLHEDQRQRVERPADD; translated from the coding sequence ATGAATGACACTCCCCTGCTCCGGGTGACCGGCCTGGAGAAACACTACCCCATCACGCGGGGCCTCCTGAAGCGGGAGGTCGGTCGCGTCCGCGCGGTCGACGGGGTTGACTTCGAGGTCGCTGCCGGCGAGACGCTCGGCCTCGTCGGCGAGTCCGGCTGCGGGAAGTCGACCGTCGCCACATCGCTGCTCCGACTGGAGGAGCCGACGGCGGGCGAGGTCCGGTTCGACGGCGAGGACGTCACCACGTACGACAAGCAGCGGTTGAAGCGGTTCCGGCGTCGCGCACAGATGATCTTCCAGGACCCGACGTCGAGTTTCGACCCGCGGATGTCCATCGGCGAGTCGGTCGCCGAACCGCTCCTCGTCCACGGTATCACCGACCGGTCGCGCCGCCGCGAGATAGTGATGGACCTGCTCGAACGCGTCGGCCTGTCGGCCGAGGACGTCGACCGGTACCCCCACGAGTTCTCCGGCGGGCAGAAGCAACGCGTCGCGCTGGCCCGAGCGCTCGTCGTCAATCCGCAGCTCCTCGTCGCCGACGAACCCGTCAGCGCGCTCGACGTCTCCATCCAGTCCGACATCCTCAACCTGATGAACGATATTCAGGAGGAGTTCGACCTGGCGATGCTGTTCATCAGCCACGACCTGGGCGTCGTCCGCGAGGTGTGCGACCGCGTCGCCGTCATGTACCTCGGCGAGATTGTCGAGGTCGCCCCGACCGAGGCGCTGTTCTCGAACCCGCAGCACCCCTACACGACGTCGCTGCTCGGGTCGATTCCGCGGCCCGACCCCACCCAGCGCGGGGAGTCCGTCACGCTGGTCGGCGACGTCCCGAGTCCGTCGAACCCGCCCGCTGGCTGTCGGTTCCACACGCGCTGTCCCGAGGTCATCCCGCCGGCAGACTACGCGTTCGAACAGGGGGCGTGGCGGTCGGTGCAGGACCTCCGCCAGCGCATGCGCGAGGGTCCCCTCGACCTGGAGACGGTTCGTACCGCCCACGGGGAGTCGGTGGGGGATGCCGAGGGCGAGTCGGTCGCGGGCGACGAGCAGTTGAAGCAGGGTCTCCGGGCGGAGTTCGACATCCCACGGCAGTTGTCGGACCCGGAGGGCGACGCGGTCCTCGAACGGGCGCTCACCGCCGAGGTCGAAGGCGACCACGAGGAGGCACGTGACCTGCTCGACGAGGCGTTCCGGACACCGTGCGAGCAGACCTACCCGGAACTCCGGGAGACGGAGGCGGGGTGGGAGGCGGCCTGCCTGCTCCACGAGGACCAGCGTCAGCGCGTCGAACGACCCGCAGACGACTGA
- a CDS encoding ABC transporter substrate-binding protein, which produces MSRDYECRDDNQHKKIDRRAWLKGIGVAGAAALAGCSSGGGGDGTEDPSSTGTENGTDDPLGTTQGTSTDDGERPEPSGTYRTAIGNSLGTLNPLYNNESTAGGVIAYALDMGYGFKPGTEMFPRVYELTSEDNQTWTATVREGLTFSDPYGEVTAEDFVYQINEVQMSEWAATADSNSWTSDMTVEQTGDYEFTIELPQVNPLYPETYDPLLYPIPKELMEPYVEEQDAEGFQQDEELLDLSFAGNLGAYTLENWERNSRITFSRNDDYYLRDAEGADQAFSNAPYFETLEVRVIPEQSSRLGALQNGEIDTAGLPKNRVNEFQSNDGTYVNVVPQPYNRIIAYNFRDNGWTAGPGNLFRNKTFRQGLGCAVDKQAIADGIYNGYAQPHFTWQPEWSKWYPDDADISRYGVGDLYGPEATRSRIQEAISDTDYSYDGDQLVNPDGNPVEISLYFSPTSSTNEDLAQYIKQEYEANAGITVNAQQIQGTTFRDDYWYQQVPENPDEYEWSNGVANAGPYEVTSSESWDMSIVYGLNTYPLNPTAGDVFFIEDSAYNPYGYQPEWNAAELFEQASTAESQEAVQEALTQIFVEVSEAQPLGMLVFADDTIGYRSGIEGPEENFFNGWNESTWYRSE; this is translated from the coding sequence ATGTCACGTGACTACGAATGTCGTGATGATAACCAGCACAAGAAGATCGACCGCCGAGCCTGGCTCAAGGGAATCGGCGTCGCTGGTGCCGCGGCTCTCGCGGGGTGTAGCTCTGGGGGCGGGGGAGACGGGACGGAGGATCCGAGCTCGACGGGGACCGAGAACGGGACGGACGACCCGCTCGGGACGACCCAGGGCACCAGCACCGACGACGGCGAGCGACCGGAGCCGAGCGGTACCTACCGGACGGCGATCGGGAACTCGCTCGGCACGCTGAATCCGCTGTACAACAACGAGAGTACGGCGGGCGGCGTCATCGCCTACGCCCTCGACATGGGCTACGGCTTCAAGCCCGGCACCGAGATGTTCCCCCGCGTCTACGAACTCACCTCCGAGGACAACCAGACCTGGACCGCGACGGTACGCGAGGGGCTGACGTTCAGCGACCCGTACGGGGAGGTCACCGCCGAGGACTTCGTCTACCAGATCAACGAGGTCCAGATGAGCGAGTGGGCGGCGACCGCCGACTCCAACAGCTGGACCAGCGACATGACCGTCGAGCAGACGGGCGACTACGAGTTCACCATCGAACTGCCACAGGTGAACCCGCTCTACCCGGAGACGTACGACCCGCTCCTCTACCCCATCCCGAAGGAACTGATGGAACCGTACGTCGAGGAGCAGGACGCCGAAGGGTTCCAGCAGGACGAGGAGCTCCTCGACCTCTCGTTCGCGGGGAACCTCGGGGCGTACACCCTGGAGAACTGGGAACGGAACTCGCGCATCACGTTCTCTCGGAACGACGACTACTACCTCCGCGACGCCGAGGGGGCCGACCAGGCGTTCAGCAACGCCCCGTACTTCGAGACCCTCGAGGTCCGCGTCATCCCCGAGCAGTCCTCGCGTCTCGGTGCGCTGCAGAACGGCGAGATCGACACGGCGGGGCTCCCGAAGAACCGCGTCAACGAGTTCCAGAGCAACGACGGGACGTACGTCAACGTCGTCCCGCAGCCGTACAACCGCATCATCGCGTACAACTTCCGTGACAACGGCTGGACCGCGGGCCCGGGGAACCTGTTCAGGAACAAGACGTTCCGGCAGGGCCTCGGCTGTGCCGTCGACAAGCAGGCCATCGCCGACGGTATCTACAACGGCTACGCGCAGCCCCACTTCACGTGGCAGCCCGAGTGGTCGAAGTGGTACCCGGACGACGCCGATATCTCGCGGTACGGTGTCGGTGACCTCTACGGTCCGGAGGCGACCCGGAGCCGAATCCAGGAGGCCATCTCGGACACCGACTACAGCTACGACGGCGACCAGCTCGTCAACCCCGACGGCAACCCGGTCGAGATATCGCTGTACTTCAGTCCGACGTCCAGCACGAACGAGGACCTCGCGCAGTACATCAAACAGGAGTACGAGGCGAACGCGGGCATCACCGTCAACGCCCAGCAGATTCAGGGCACGACGTTCCGCGACGACTACTGGTACCAGCAGGTGCCGGAGAACCCCGACGAGTACGAGTGGAGCAACGGCGTGGCCAACGCCGGCCCCTACGAGGTCACCAGCTCCGAGTCGTGGGACATGTCCATCGTCTACGGACTCAACACCTACCCGCTGAACCCGACGGCCGGTGACGTGTTCTTCATCGAGGACTCGGCGTACAACCCGTACGGCTACCAGCCCGAGTGGAACGCCGCCGAACTGTTCGAGCAGGCGTCGACCGCCGAGAGCCAGGAGGCCGTCCAGGAGGCGCTCACGCAGATATTCGTGGAGGTGTCGGAGGCGCAGCCGCTCGGGATGCTCGTCTTCGCGGACGACACCATCGGCTACCGCTCGGGCATCGAAGGTCCCGAGGAGAACTTCTTCAACGGCTGGAACGAGTCGACCTGGTACCGCAGCGAGTAG